Proteins from a genomic interval of Gossypium hirsutum isolate 1008001.06 chromosome A09, Gossypium_hirsutum_v2.1, whole genome shotgun sequence:
- the LOC107952798 gene encoding uncharacterized protein: MFRDVPLEIQGIVFLADLMELPFRVFDLILGMDWLVKHRVNMDCSTKRVVLRTETDKEVVVTRELRNYLSNVISALRVKKLVCKGCEAFLAYANVSDVGDSSVKDIRTVKDFPDVFPEKLPGLPLEHEVEFGIELFSGIAPVSIAPYKMASKELVELKAQIQELLNRGFIRPSVSP, encoded by the coding sequence ATGTTTAGAGATGTTCCCTTGGAGATTCAAGGAATAGTATTTCTAGCAGATCTTATGGAGCTGCCTTTTAGAGTATTCGACTtaatactgggtatggattggctagttAAACATCGGGTAAACATGGATTGTTCCACTAAACGGGTCGTACTGAGAACTGAGACAGATAAGGAGGTAGTGGTAACTAGGGAACTACGAAactatttgagtaatgtaatttCTGCGCTGAGGGTCAAGAAGTTAGTTTGcaaaggttgtgaggcgttctTAGCCTATGCCAATGTTTCAGATGTTGGGGACTCTTCGGTAAAGGATATTAGAACGGTCAAGGATTTTCCAGACGTCTTTCCTGAGAAGCTACCAGGGTTGCCTCTAGAACACGAAGTagagtttgggatagagctcttTTCTGGTatagctccagtgtccatcgccccttataaaATGGCATCGAAAGAGCTTGTAGAGCTTAAGGCCCAAATTCAAGAATTACTAAACCGTGGGTTTAtccgacctagtgtgtctccgtag